From Amycolatopsis sp. cg9, one genomic window encodes:
- a CDS encoding ATP-binding protein, whose amino-acid sequence MSSWWRGRSLQVRITLLAATITLVCLLGLAALAASNLSPLLIGSVDRELSSALGPAGAEVGAGRPLSGAAPVTLRVLDTAGAPVDGGTPTGLTLYDISTLKAGQPVQRDGARYLGTVVSAPDGAQRLVVAGAGLVGFSAAVHYGGVWLVVVASVGALVAGFATWLVVRLSLRPVARMRGSVRALPPGARLALPDSHDELRALAEEFNALLERQEQAAERLRRFTGDAAHELRSPVASIRVQAEVAVTNPDPELSQETLSDILTEAERLSSLLDGLLSLARSDAGEVPPASPVELVSEVRSAVARLPAGAPDTRVSTAVAQAWAASAHAEVELVLDNLLRNACRYARGEIVVSVLASRSAVRVVVDDDGPGIAPEHREKVFDRFYRIADDRARSSGGTGLGLAMVAETVRRRGGRVQVGESPDGGARFVVVWRAAAGEASG is encoded by the coding sequence GTGAGCTCCTGGTGGCGGGGCCGGTCCCTGCAAGTGCGGATCACCCTGCTGGCCGCGACGATCACCCTGGTCTGCCTGCTCGGGCTGGCGGCGCTGGCCGCGTCGAACCTCTCGCCGCTGCTCATCGGCTCGGTCGACCGCGAGCTCTCGAGCGCGCTCGGCCCGGCCGGCGCCGAAGTGGGTGCCGGCCGGCCGCTGTCCGGCGCGGCTCCGGTGACGCTGCGGGTCCTGGACACCGCGGGCGCGCCGGTGGACGGCGGCACCCCGACCGGCCTTACGTTGTACGACATCTCGACGCTGAAGGCGGGCCAGCCGGTCCAGCGCGACGGCGCGCGGTACCTCGGCACCGTCGTCAGCGCGCCGGACGGCGCTCAACGGCTGGTCGTGGCGGGTGCGGGCCTGGTCGGGTTCTCGGCCGCGGTGCACTACGGCGGGGTGTGGCTGGTCGTCGTCGCGTCGGTCGGCGCGCTGGTGGCGGGCTTCGCGACGTGGCTGGTGGTGCGCCTGTCGCTGCGGCCGGTCGCGCGGATGCGGGGTTCGGTGCGGGCGCTGCCGCCGGGCGCGCGGCTGGCGCTGCCGGACTCCCACGACGAGCTGCGCGCGCTGGCGGAGGAGTTCAACGCGCTGCTGGAACGGCAGGAGCAGGCGGCCGAGCGGCTCCGGCGGTTCACCGGCGACGCCGCGCACGAGCTGCGGTCGCCGGTCGCCTCGATCCGGGTGCAGGCCGAGGTCGCCGTCACGAACCCGGATCCGGAGCTGTCCCAGGAGACGCTGTCGGACATCCTCACCGAGGCCGAGCGGCTGTCGTCGCTGCTGGACGGGCTGCTGTCGCTGGCACGTTCGGACGCGGGCGAGGTCCCGCCCGCCTCGCCCGTCGAGCTGGTGAGCGAGGTGCGGTCGGCCGTCGCGCGGCTGCCGGCCGGGGCGCCGGACACGCGGGTGAGCACGGCGGTGGCGCAGGCCTGGGCGGCTTCCGCGCACGCCGAGGTGGAGCTGGTGCTGGACAACCTGCTGCGCAACGCCTGCCGCTACGCGCGCGGGGAGATCGTGGTGTCGGTGCTGGCGTCCCGCTCGGCGGTCCGGGTGGTGGTCGACGACGACGGCCCGGGCATCGCGCCGGAGCACCGCGAGAAGGTGTTCGACCGGTTCTACCGGATCGCCGACGACCGGGCCCGCTCGTCCGGGGGCACCGGGCTCGGGCTGGCGATGGTGGCGGAGACCGTCCGGCGCCGCGGCGGGCGGGTGCAGGTGGGGGAGTCCCCGGACGGCGGCGCGCGGTTCGTGGTCGTCTGGCGCGCGGCCGCGGGAGAGGCTTCCGGGTAG
- a CDS encoding response regulator transcription factor: protein MMNLVKPRVLVVDDEPGVRKALQRGLRAEDMDVVTAADGPTGLQLASTGSFDVILLDIMLPGLSGYRVLERLRKDGVTTPVLLVSAKDGEIDQADGLDLGADGYLVKPFSFVVLVAQVRATLRRAGPEASRGTLRLGALAVDRGLRQVHWNDEEVGLSPREFALLEVLVGRAGTVVTKDELLRAVWGEEQAVTRNLVEVYVGYVRRKLDAVGAGALLRTVRGHGYLASDAQLDEVITP, encoded by the coding sequence ATGATGAACCTCGTGAAACCTCGGGTGCTGGTGGTCGACGACGAACCGGGCGTGCGGAAGGCGCTGCAACGCGGGCTGCGCGCGGAGGACATGGACGTGGTCACCGCCGCGGACGGGCCCACCGGGCTGCAGCTGGCGAGCACCGGCTCCTTCGACGTCATCCTGCTCGACATCATGCTGCCGGGCCTGTCCGGCTACCGCGTGCTGGAGCGGCTGCGCAAGGACGGCGTCACGACGCCGGTGCTGCTCGTCTCGGCCAAGGACGGCGAGATCGACCAGGCCGACGGGCTCGACCTGGGCGCCGACGGCTACCTCGTCAAGCCGTTCTCCTTCGTGGTGCTGGTCGCGCAGGTCCGCGCGACGCTGCGCCGGGCGGGGCCGGAGGCGAGCCGCGGCACGCTGCGGCTGGGCGCGCTGGCCGTCGACCGCGGGCTGCGGCAGGTGCACTGGAACGACGAGGAGGTCGGGCTGAGCCCCCGCGAGTTCGCGCTGCTCGAAGTGCTCGTCGGGCGCGCCGGCACGGTCGTCACGAAGGACGAGCTGCTGCGTGCGGTCTGGGGCGAGGAGCAGGCCGTGACGCGCAACCTCGTCGAGGTGTACGTCGGATACGTACGACGTAAGTTGGACGCGGTCGGCGCCGGTGCGTTGCTGCGGACCGTGCGCGGGCACGGTTACCTGGCTTCCGACGCGCAGCTCGACGAGGTCATCACCCCGTGA